The region TTTCCAACTTCATTATGCTGACCGCAGGGCTCGCTGGCGGAGCGGCCATTATTCCGTTCCTGCTTGGCTTGCCGTTCTATGTCGGGCCGATCCTGGCAATCTTGTGCGGCGTTGGGCCGTTCGGATATGTCTGGTTCAAGCGAAGCAAACGTCTGGCCAAGTTCGGCAATCAATTGCCGGATGCATTGGAACTGATCGCACGTGCTCTGCGAGCCGGGCACAGTCTCGGGGCCGGGTTTCACCTGGTTAGTGAAGAAATGCTCGACCCGATCGGAAGCGAATTCCGCAAAGTGTTCGAGTCGCAAAACTTGGGTGTGCCGCTGGAAGAAGCCATTCTCGACATGACCGATCGCGTGCCGAACTTGGACCTTAAGTTCTTCGGTACGGCCGTGATCCTGCAGCGTCAGACGGGTGGTGACTTGGCCGAAATCCTCGACAAGATCGGCCGTCTCGTGCGTCAGCGTATGGAACTGTTCGGACAAATCCAAGCCCTCACCGGCGAAGGTCGTATCTCCGGCATCGTCCTTTTAGGCATGCCTCCGGCGCTGTTCGGTGTCATGTGGTATTTGAACCCGACTTACGTGATGACCCTCTTCACCGATCCGCTCGGGCAAAAAATGTTGGCTGGTGCCATCGTCATGCAATTGATCGGTGCCTGGGTGATTCAAAAGATTATCGATATCAAGGTGTAACCAAATCATGTTCGATTCCGGTACCAACGGCGTACTTATCATTGCAGTCAGCGTCTTCGGTCTGTTCGCGGCAGGGATCTATTTCCTGGCGGACATGCTGATGAAAGACAAAAGCCGCGCCGAAGATCGACTGGATGGTCTGAAGGATTCCCACAAGCGTGGCGGTCGACCAGGCGAGAAAGGGGCCAAGTCCGGCGCCCTCGGTAAAGTCCTGGAAAAGGCAACCCCTTCGCTGGCCAAGCCACTTCAGCCAACCAACGAAAAAGACGCCAACAAACTGAAAGACAAACTCTCGCACGCAGGCTTCCGAAGCGAAGCAGCTCCAACGACGTTTCTCGGCTTGAAATTCGCCGGGCTAATAGCCGGCGTGCTGCTTGGCGGTGGAACGTTCTTCGTCCTCGGCGACTTCTCGCTGTTTGGAATTTTGAAGGCCGCCCTCGTCCTGGGTTTCTTCTTCTACTTGCCGGAGCTCGGCTTGTGGTATCTCGGCAAAACGCGAAAAGAACAAATTTTCCGCGGTCTGCCAGACGCGCTCGACTTGATGGTCGTTTGTGTCGAAGCTGGTCTCGGTCTCGACCAGGCCATGCGCCGCGTTGCGGAAGAAATGAAGAAAACCTACCGCGTGATTGCCGAAGAGTTCGGCATGTGCAACTTCCAACTGCAGATGGGTCGTGCTCGCGTCGACGTGCTGCACGAACTGGGGCAACGAACCGGGGTGGAAGATCTCCGTTCGCTCGCCGCGATTCTGATCCAAGCCGACAAGTTCGGTTCCAGTATCGCCCAGGCCCTGCGTGTTCAAAGTGACGCCATGCGAACACGTCGTCGGCAGATCGCCGAAGAGAAAGCTGCCAAGACCGCGGTGAAGATGATCTTCCCGCTGGTGTTCTTCATTTTCCCGGGCATTTTCGTCGTGCTGGTCGGCCCTGCCGCCATCACCGTCGTTCGAGAAATGCTACCAATGATGGCTGCTAACTCGTAGGATCGCAGAAAGTTTAACGATTCTACGCGTCCTAACGGCCAGGTCTCTGCTTCTGTTGACCTGGTCGTTGGTTGGCCGATGCATTCTGTGAATGAACCATAGCGCCCTCGGTCAGCAGGGGCGCACCTCGCAGAGTGAACCCACGGAAGGCGGTCACGCATGAAGATCGGCACCCTCTTTACCCAATCCATCTTGGCAACCCTGATGTTCTGCTCCGTCAGTCAGGCAGGGTGGCACGAATTCTGGGATCGTACGCATCTCGATTATGCCCGCAACAAATGCTGGCCATCCCCATTCGTGGAACAGGACCGTGCCTCGGTACGTAACTATTACGATACCATGACCGCCGCAGGTATCCGCCTGCAAAACACGCTCAGCGATCACTACTTCGACGCGGAAACTGGCGAACTGACACGTGCTGGTACGCTGAAGATTCGTACCATCCTGATGAGCGCCGAAGGCCGCCGCGACATCTTCGTTATGCAGGGACTCACCCAGCAGGAAACCGAAGCCCGCATCTCGGCCGTCAAAGAAGGCGTCGCACAGTTGGTCGGCAGCCCCGACGCAACCGCCATCTATGTCAGCCCAGATCAGCCATCCGGCCGTGCTGCGGATTACATCGATGACGTCTGGCGTCGCGAACGTTCGTCGATTCCAGCTCCACGTCTCCCGAGCTTCGAGGGGCAATAAGCCCCCTGTCCATCTCAGCCACTCTACAACTTACCGCCTTCTCTGCGCTCATGGTTCGCGCAATTCGGTAGAGTGGCTCGCTGAAAATGCCGATGCAATGATAGGAAACACTATTCATTGCGGAAGACCTTTTGCTAGCGGGTCTCCGCGGCCGACCCAAACCAGTGCATGGAGGCAACGGCCCAACGGGGCCCTGCGAGGGATCGATGCGAAAAATGACCGCGAAACGCGTACTGAATCGATATGGACGTGAACTGCTGTGTGCCGGATTGGCCTTGCAGGGAATGCTGATTGTCCCGGCCCTGGGCGACGCTGCCGAGCGCCCCAAGCCGATCAATCAAATGAGAGCGATCTCGGAAGATCGTGATAGCTCCAGCGAGTTTCGCCTGATCCAGTTCACCGACGACGGCAACAGCGGTGGATCGAGCTCGATCGGTTCCGCCTTCAAAAAGGCTGGCGACTCGATCAGTGGATTCTTCAAGTCGGAACCGCGCGAAGCGGTGCCAGAGAACGATCCAATCAGCCTTTCCAGCATGCCGGACGAGATTGGCCCGAATGTCTTCCTGAGTGCCGCACGCATGATGGAAAATTCGGGCAACGCTGAAGGTGCTGAGCGGCAGTACAAGAAATGCTTGGATAACTTTCCTGACAACCGCGTGGCGCTGATCAGTTACGCACGACTTCTGCATCGCACAAACCATTTGGAAGAGTCGCTTTCTTACTATCAGAAAGCGGACAAGGCCCATCCCAAAGATGCGGTGATCTGCAACGACATGGGTTTGTGCCTGGCTCGAATGGGTCGCAAAGAAGAAGCGATGGCCAAGTTCCATCAAGCCACCGTTTCCGCTCCGGAAGATCCTCGTTATCGCAACAACATGGCCATGGTATTGGTCGACGCCGGTCGCAATGACGAAGCGTTGTCGCAATTGGTTTATGCCCACGGTAAAGCGAAGGGGCATTTCAACCTGGGCGTGCTCCTTTACCGTAAGGGGAATCAGCAAGCGGCTGCCGATAACTTCCACGCGGCACTGCAAGAGGACAGCACGTTGTCGCAAGCCAAAGACATGTTGGCTCGCATGGATGGAAGTGGTGCGGGATCATCAGGCCCTTCGATTCCAGCCGCTCCAAAATCGAACACGATGTTCATCAGCGATCAGCCACAGTCGAATTCGGTTCGTGGTGCCAAGCCAACGCCTGCGGACATCACGCCAGCGAAAACGTCGAAGCTGCCTCCGACGCCAGATCTGGAAGCACCACGCCTGTTGCCACCGATTAACTAGTTGGTGGCAGAAGTGCCGGCAGGCGTCTTGGCCTGCTGGCAGAGCTCGGCAAGGGCCTGCATGATGATCGGCCCCACCTCGAAGCTGCAGCTGTTAATCTCGCCATACTGCGGCGTGCTGCGGCCATAAGCGAATGGCGGCTCTCGATCCCACTGACGCTTGGGCATGATGTACCCAATCTCGTCGTTCGCTAAGCCAAACAGCAGATAGGGATCGTCTTGCATCAGTTCCGAGACGATCGGCTCGATCGGAGCGTTGGGAAAATCGACATTCTCTTCGGCCGGATCAGGAATGATTCCGTTCACTAGTTCCGGGTACAGCTCGCCAGGGATATTCAATACCTTCAGTTGGCCGAGCGTAACGATCGAAACCTCGGTGACAATCGCCGCACGTTCCGGACGATACTCGCGCGTCACTTGCTTGCCCCATTGGTTGGGACTGTCGAGCCACTGGTAACTGATGCGTCGGATCACGTTCAGCGAACGGGCGAGACGGTACAACGGATTGTCGATCGGAATGGCGACTTCTTTGCGCTGGATACGAATCGGCGTCAGCTCGAGCGGTTGCGCGTTTCGTAACGCATCGGAGATTGCCTCAGCGACTAAGTTGCCATACGTTTCCGCGTATTCAAAGGTCGTCAGCCGCATCGGAGTGCCCGCAGCGTCGTAGATGCCGTCAGGCGGAGGCGCGAGCAGCCCACCGATTGCGCCACTAACGTAAACCGTCGGACAGCCAAACAACGCATGCAAACGCTGCTGGGTGTAATTCGGGAAGTCAGCGGTGATCCGCGTATTGCCGGCCCCAAGCGATTCTGGATGGGCGGTGCCCTGAACAAGTAGCCCGACCGGTTCGCCGTCGACTTTCGAGCGAAAACAGAGAGCACGTAGTGTCGGATCGATCACCGTCGGCAGGCGACTGTCGTGAACGAGGTCGGGACGATCGATCTTGGCGAACTCGGCGGAGACCGGCTGCAGGGAATGTTGTAACTGCGTAACCAATTGAACCACGGTCTCTTCGACACGTGCGTTGTACTTCTCGTCGACGCCTCGCTTGATTGGGGATTCGCCCCAGATGCCAATCGTGTCGGGGCCTTCATGGTTGTGGGTGCAACAGATAGTCAGAAAGTCGATGCCGGGCAGTTGCTGGCGAATTTCAACCGTCGATGGATACGACCAACCGATCAAGTCCAAGCTGACAATCGCAACGGTTGTCTCGCCATCCGAAAGGAGCATCCCGCGAGCAAAGAGCGGATCGTGCACCGAAGTGGCCGCTCGTCCGTGGTAATAGCCTGCCATCCAGACTGCCCTGGGAGGCGTAACGTCCGGCGTGATGTCGGCGTGACCGATGGCAAAGTGAAGGGAACCAGCAACCGCGAAAGAGGGCAGGGCAACATAGCTCAACGCCAGGCAGGCAAATACCAAGATGCCGGTAGAAAATCGCACCTGTTTTCACACCCCTCAGAAATGGAAAGATTGCGTCGATTGCCGTGCCCAAACTGAATCTTAATCTGGCACGCCGACCGCAACAATTCAAGGCCTAACCTATCGACCAACGAACCGCTGAGAAGGAAGTAAATCCATCGGCAGACATGGATGAGAACGATACCCAATTGAACGTTCGGCAAACGGAAATTCGGTAGGAAAAGAAATTAAATCAGAGGTCGCAATGTGCGAGCCATGGGGCCAGAATTCTAGGGAATTGTGTTTACCCTAATTCAGAGGCACGAGCCGCTGCGCCGCAGATTCAATTAATTATAACGAAGTATTGACCAAGTGTACAAAAGGTTTGCGCGAAAAAATCGCTTTCAAGGGCGTTTCCGCCGAAAACCAGGGCAAAGTCTGCGCGTCTGACAGAGCGAAAATAAGGGCACCCAATCCAGCATGCTCGGCATCGAAATTCGCTCGGCATCGATCGTTGAAAGATCGCAGATGGAGGACTAGGAAGGCCTGGAGGTCTTAGTGGTTCTCAGCAGCATGGGGAAACCCGTAGTGGGGTCGTCATTTGCGCGAAATCTGCCACAATGGCGAAACGTAGACGACCGGGAACGCATCTGATATTTTGGGCATCTATGGACAGCACCGGATCAGAACTGCCGACAAGCGCTTGGAAGTCCGAAGAGGAGCTGCTAGAAGCTCTTCGACGGCAAGATGACGATGCGTTCGAATATCTCGTTCGATCGTACAGCGGTCGCATGCTGGTCGTTGCCAAGCGTTTCCTAGGGCAAGATCAAGACGCCCAAGACGCTGTGCAAGATGCTTTCCTGTCAGCGTTTAAGGCAATCGGAGATTTCGAGGGGAACTCGAAACTATCGACCTGGCTGCATCGAATTGTCGTCAACGCCTGCTTGATGAAGCTGCGAACACGGAAACGGAAACCGGAAAAACCGGTCGAAGACTTGTTACCGCACTTCGCCAACGACGGTCATCGAGACCGCGCAGAACCATCGTGGGCAGTAACGTTTGATACGGCAGTTCAAAGTCGTGAAACGCGAGAACTCGTTCGGCAACGAATTGAAGAATTACCGGAAAGTTACCGAACCGTTTTGCTGCTTCGTGACATCGAACAATTAAGTACTGAGGAGACCGCGGCCCGACTCGATTTGAGTAATTCAGCCGTCAAGACGCGGCTACACCGGGCACGGCAAGCACTAAAAACTCTGTTGGATCCGCACATGAATAGCGGATACTAACGATGAAATTGACTTGTAAGGAACTCTACGAATTCATGGGCGATTACCTTGAGGGTAATTTGCCTGACGACGTGATGTGTGTGATGAAAACACACATCTCACGCTGTCCGTGTTGTGAGCACTATCTGGAAAACTACCGGACAGCAATGCGTCTGGGCGTTTCCTGCTGCAAAGAATACGCAGAGGATGAAGTCCCCACGTCCGTTCCAGAGCCACTGGTCCAAGCCATTCTGGAAGCACGTAAGAAGTCTCAATAAAAAAACGCCGAGCTATGAAAGCTCGGCGAAGTCTTGATATTTGGTGACCGGCATGTTGGATTCATCATGCCGTATGGTTTGCAACTAGCCAGCTTTCTTCATCAGCCATTTGATGACGCCAACTATCCCACCAATCAGGCCGCCAAGCATTGCGCCACTCCAGATACCCCCTTTGCCAATCCATGGAATTGGGGCTTTTTTGGTGGTGTTTCCGAAGCGGTCTGTTTCTTCGGCAAAGTAAATGCCGCAGTGTGGGCAGTTATCGCCAGCACCAACGTGGTCGGGGATTTCCTTGTTACACTTCGTGCAATACTTGTACTCCACCAGTTCCATCTGCTGCATGTCTTGGATTTGCTGATTCATCTGAGATTCCATATTGGAACTCATCTGATTCATGCGATTGACCATGGACTGATGCTGATTGGAGAGAGCTTGGTCGCGCTCGGCCTCTTGGCGAGCAATTTCCATTTCACGGCGTTGCGATTCTTCTTGGCGACGCCGTATTGCTTCTTCCATGGCTCGTCGCTGCTCTTCGGCACGCTTCTCGATTTCGCGACGGTTTTTCTCGTGCTGCTCGCGTTGTTGTTTGACGAAATCGTCCATCCCTGTCGGAGCATAAGGAGAGGGTGGAATCGAAGGCATGTTGCCCATTCGCGGACCGTTTCCACCCATGTTCGGGTTGCCTTCGCCGCCTGAGTTTGTGTTGACCGCAGGCGGATCAGGAATCTGGTCGTCTTCGCCTCGGTTTTCCAGTTCGCCGCGAAGATAAACCTGGTCTTCGTCGCCCAAGTCGTAGAACGAAACTTTATGTGCGGTACGTCCTTGCAAAAGAACGACTTGCCCTTCGTGCATGCGAACAAACTTGGCTTTGATTTCGTTGCCCTGCTTGTCGGTCCATTGGCGGTAGTCGAACAGGTCGCTACGACGGCTGCGGCGCGTTGGCTTGTCGTCATCTGCATCGCCCATCGATTCGCGTTGGGAGTCGATGTACTTTTTGTCTTCGTCGCTGAAACGTTCGATCGGAATCGTAAACGTTTGACCGTTCGAATTGATTTTTACTTTGCCGTCGTCGGTGATTTCTTCGAGTGCACCAGAGAGCTTCTGCCCTTTGGCATCGGTCCACTCACGAACTTCGGCGGCGCTCGCGGATGCGACAAATAGGCCGATCAGAAAGAGGGCCAATGGAATGCGGCTTGCTGGCATAGTAAGCTCCCATCTTGGGTTTTGCCGTCAGCGCCTTACCCTTGCGTGACGTCTTGTTTAGGAGTCGATGGAAAATGTGCTCTTCAAGTTCCGTGTAATCGAATCCTTCCAGGGAAGTCACGCGATATTGTAGTGATGGAATATGCTTTGACTACCCGGCAGAGGTATCAGCATCATACAAATATCAGTGGACAGATGTCAAATATAAAATAGCGTTCTGTGGTCGAAAAAAAGTCCGTTTCCTGTTCGGTCAGGGGGGATGAAGTCGATTCAACGACGGTCGGCAGCTTGATTTTCATGGTCCAAAAATGGAGTGACCCGCAACAATGACAATCCAAAGTCAATATTCCGCCTATCTTGCCAATCAGGCCGTCCTTCCGAATACCGATTTAGAGGTGATCGACAAGTTCACACAATCGGTTGCCACCAAAGTACCGCTGGCCGATGCCGCGATGATGGAAAAAGCGATCGCAGCCGCTGCCGAAGCCGCGCAACCGATGGCTGAGCTGCCTTCATACAAACGGCAAGAGATATTGCAGCATTGCGTTCGCCGTTTCGAGGAACGAAGCGAAGAATTAGCGGAGGCTCTCTGCGTTGAAGCAGGCAAGCCGATCCGCGATAGCCGAGGCGAGGTAACGCGTTTGATCGATACGTTTCGCGTTGCCGCCGAGGAGTCGACCAGGATGCTCGGCGAAGTGATGCCGTTGGATATAAGTGCCAGAGCCGAAGGCTATCGCGGAATGTGGAAACGCGTTCCGATTGGTCCTTGCGCGTTCATTACGCCGTTCAATTTTCCGCTGAACTTGGTTGCCCATAAAGTCGCTCCAGCACTCGCCGTCGGATGCCCGTTTGTGCTGAAACCTGCGAGTAAAACACCGATCGGGGCGTTGTTGGTCGGCGAGATCTTGGCCGAAACCGACCTACCGAAAGGGGCTTTTTCAATCCTGCCCGCCAACCGCGATGCGGCCGATTTGTTGGTTACCGATGATCGCTTGAAAAAACTCAGCTTCACCGGCTCGCAAGATGTTGGTTGGAAATTGAAATCCAGTGCCGGCAAGAAGAAAGTGACGTTGGAACTTGGTGGCAATGCTGCGTGTATTGTCGATGAAGGAACCAATTTAAAAGATGCAGTGCAACGTATTGTGTTTGGTGCGTTCTATCAATCGGGCCAAAGCTGTGTCAGCGTTCAGCGGATTCTCGTTCATCGCTCCGTTTACGACGAGGCCGTCCAGCTTCTTTGTGAACGAATTGCGACACTCAAAGTCGGAAACCCGATGGAAGAAGAGACGTTTGTCGGGCCGATCATTTCCGAGTCGGACGCGGAACGTATCGAAGCCTGGATTCAATCTGCCCAAGATGCCGGAGCAAAAGTGCTTGCCGGAGGCAAACGAGATGGGATACTCGTCGAACCAACCCTTCTGGCCGATGTCCCGAAAGATGAAGCCGTATGTGCAAAGGAAGTGTTTGGCCCGGTCGCGGTCGTAAGCCAGTTTGACGACTTCGATGAAGCCTTAAGAATGGCCAACGATAGCGACTTCGGACTTCAAGTTGGCATCTTTACCCGCGACATTCAAAAAGTGATGAAGGCCTGGGATACGATGGATGTCGGTGGCGTGATCATTGGCGATGTTCCTTCGTGGCGTGTCGATCACATGCCGTATGGTGGTGTCAAAGAAAGTGGCATCGGCCGCGAGGGGGTTCGTTTCGCAATGAACGACATGACCGAGATTCGTAATCTGGTCATTCGCAACGTACCAGATTAAAAGGCCTGCTATGATACGGTTCCCAGGGAAGTCGATAGAAAATTTCGCTGGGAATCTGTTTAATTCGCGACGCGATCAGCTATGATAGGTGTCGCTGCGATATCTCGGGCCATGTCCGTTGTTTTCGCTAACTGCTCGTGATTTCACACGGTCAAATTACCTGCCCACAACTACGACCCGCCTTCAAGGAATCTGCTGATGACTCGTCGATTGGCTTACTCTTCTGTCTCGCTATTTACCGCGGTAATGCTTGTTTCTGTTTCACTCGCGGAAGAGCCGGTAACCAAAGCATTCGTCAACGGCGAAGGTCCCGGTTGGGTAGCGCTGGGGAAAGATGATTTTACCAAGGTGAACAGCAACGACGACACGTGGAAGTTCAACGAGGATGGCTTGATTGAATGCACCGGCAAGCCTGTCAGTGTGATGCGAACCGTCAAGCAGTACACCAACTTCGAGTTGGTTTGCCAATGGCGTCATCTGAAGTCGGCTGGCAACAGCGGGATCTTTGTCTGGACGATTCCGTCGTCACTCGAAGCATTGACCGGCCCAGGTCTTCCGCAAGGAATTGAAGTTCAGGTGCTCGACGTCGGTTATAAGACGCGGTACGAAAAGGATGGCAAACGTAAAGCGGATTGGTTTACATGCCATGGCGATGTGTTTCCCGTGGGGGCAGCAAAGATGAAGCCGTTTCCACCCGTTTCGCCTAATGGTCAGCGCAGTTTCCCCTCCAAGGATCTCAGCAAGGGGACCGGCGAGTGGAACCACTACTATGTGCGAGCGATCAACGGAGAGGTTCGCCTGTGGGTGAACGGCGAAGAAGTTTCCGGCGGAACCGGATGTACGCCTGCGACTGGTTTCCTGTGTTTGGAATCGGAAGGCTCGCCGGTCGAATTCCGCGGTTTGAAAGTTCGAGAGCTGCCATAAGCTGGCGTGTTCAATTCATAAAAAAAGGCCGTCAACTTGCGTAAAAGTTGACGGCCTTTTTCGTTTGATATTGCTTTGGATCAGACGGTCAAGCGACGCTGAATTGCCTTCGGATCGATTGGAATGATCTTCGTGGTCGCTGAGTAATCTGCAACCAGTACGCTGCGGGCCTTCTTCTGCTTCTTCAGTTCGTACTGAATCACATAGGCACCGATTTGCGTTCCGTTACCCGTGTAAACAGGTGGCCAGAACTCTTCCGGGCGACTCGAGAGCGTTTTCGCCAGGAGTCGGGTTCCACGTCCGGAGTAACCGCCGAGCATCATTTCCAGACGCCCTTGCGATTCGTGGTAAACGTAGATCAGGTAAGCTGGCTCGTAGGTGGTTTCATCCCACTTGCAGCAGCCCCAGCTACCATCTTCTTTTTCGTAATAGAAGCCTGGCGTGTCGGGGTTGTAGCTCTTGGAGAGCTGATCGCCGCCGCAGCACGACCCAGGAAATTGAACGTTCTTTTCGCGGTGACGCAGGTAAATCGGAATGGCCCGTTGGCTTGGGTCTTCCACTTCGTCTTGGCTGATGAACGGCTCGGTATTGAACGCGGTGGCCAAGCCCAGTTCGATGACCGGGTTGCTTCGAATACTACCGAGGCTGATCAACGCTTTGTCGCCATCGACGGCTTGGAAGCTGGAATAAACTTCATGACCACGTCGATGAACTTCTTCCTCTTCGGCTTGCCCGGGAGCCCATACGAGCGTCTGGAAAAGGTCTTCCGGCTGTGGAATCGGCGTGTCGCGTGACAGGTAACCATCGCCGCTCAGCGAGACCATGTCGCGAGGCAGATCGGTTTGACGGTACTTGGCAGTACCACCCAGCGTCGAAATACCGGTCAGCAGTTGCCCTTGCAGGATGGTATCGGATGCGACGACCCAAGCCCCTTCTGCCCAGTTTTCGTCAGCTCGGATACCGAGGCACATTTCCACTCGCTTACGTCGAGCCAGCAATTCCCAGAAGTTTTCAGGCTCAACGGCGAACAACGCGCCTGGCAGTTGGTTCGCTTCGGCATAACCATGCTTGATCAGAAAGTCGCAGACCTGAGCAAGGGCCGAAAGCGGAATGTATTTCGCTTCGTTCTTCAACAGCGAAGAAACCTGGTGCCGATCGAGTCCGGTGAAGTCGCAAATCGCTTTAATGGTGCCAGGACGTTTCTTAGGATCTGGCGAATGATTAAGCAATTCTGCAAGGCGAAACGAGAATTTCATCGTGATTCTCCGAGCGTTTTTTTGCTCTACCTAATCTTGGAATTAACAGGGTTGAATCTTCCCCAGGAAGCATGCCATCGACATTCGTCCCTTCGAGCGTCCCTGCGACCGCGGCTTCCGCGGACTTCAAGTCATATCTTAATGATGACTATCTTACCTTTGATGTCAACGTGACTTTCGGCACCCTTAGGCAATTTCTGGGTAAAAGTCTCCCTAAGATACCGTACTTGCACGTCGTAGGACGTATTCCAGCGGTAAACACGCAGATGGCGTGGAGTAAGAAAAATTCGAGAAGATTGGCTTTTGGCCTAGATTCGGCGATTTTGCAGACTTCGCTGGTTCAAGTATTCCCAGAAGATCGCCCCTGGATTGCTATCCGTACATGCCACAAGGTGATCGCAGTTATTGCGTGTTGCGATATCAGCCAACTGCGTGTTGAAGCGATTCACGGCTTTCAGATAGGAAGATCGTATATCCGCTGGCTGGGCGATTTGCTGGGCATCCACTTCCAGACCGACGAAGCGAATCATGCCGTCCAAGTTGAAGTTGAGTTCATGGTCGTGAATCACTTGAACGAGCACGACATCATGTTTATTGAAGCGAATTCGCTGAATCGCATTCTCCAGCGTTTCTAAATCGCCGAAGAAGTCGCTGAAGATCATCACGATCTCACGGCGAGCCATGCGTTGGCTAAATTCGGACAGACAAGCGTGGAGGTCGGTATGATCTTCGGCACTCGTTTCATCCAAATGCTGCGACATGCGAATGATCTGCGGTAACGCATTGCTGGCAGGGATGTGACCACGTATTTGTGTATCGAATGTCGTGAAGGAAACTTTGTCTCCTTGTCGGACGATGCTATGGGCTAGGCTCACCGCAAGCCGCGATCCATACAGCATTTTCTGAGTCGCTTCTTCGCCGTAGCGCATCGACTTGCTGATATCGAGCATCAAGTGACAGACGAAATTGGTTTCCATTTCGTACTGTTTGATGAAGTACTTGTCGCGCGTGAAGAAGACACGCCAGTCGATGTGCTTGGGATCGTCCCCCGGCACGTATTCGCGATGTCCAGAAAACTCGACAGCGAATCCCGAGGCTGGTGACTTATGCGCACCAGCCAAATTGCCGCTCACTAACCCTCGCGGCTCCAGCGAGCGACCGGAGAGTTGACGTAGGAATTCGTAGTCGAGATATCGAGACAGGACGCCGCTATTCACAAGCACACCTTAGCAAATTAGTTTCACGCTTAAGCAGCGGGGCAAGCGTAGGTTTTCTCAGACGAAACTTCTTCCAGCAGCATTTCGATTAGCTTGTCACTGGTGTAGCCATTGGCTTGCGCCGAGTAATTCGCAGCCAGACGATGTCGCAGGGCCGGTTTAACCATTGCTTGGACATCGCCGATGCTGGCGTGATAGCGGCCGTACAGAATCGCTCGGGCCTTTGCGCAAGTTACAAGTGTCAACAAACCACGCGGCCCGGCACCCCAAGCGACCCACTGATTCACAAACGAGGGGGCTTCTTCCGAGCCTGGTCGAGTGGCTCGGATCAGTGCCCAGGCGTAGCCAAGGACCTGATCGCTTACAGGAACACGTTTGACGAGATCTTGAAATTGAACGATCTGCTCGCCACTCATGCATGCGCCGATCGCCTCTTGCGCACCAGAGGTAACACGGCGTGCAATTTCCCACTCTTCGGCAC is a window of Bremerella sp. TYQ1 DNA encoding:
- a CDS encoding helix-turn-helix transcriptional regulator, whose translation is MKFSFRLAELLNHSPDPKKRPGTIKAICDFTGLDRHQVSSLLKNEAKYIPLSALAQVCDFLIKHGYAEANQLPGALFAVEPENFWELLARRKRVEMCLGIRADENWAEGAWVVASDTILQGQLLTGISTLGGTAKYRQTDLPRDMVSLSGDGYLSRDTPIPQPEDLFQTLVWAPGQAEEEEVHRRGHEVYSSFQAVDGDKALISLGSIRSNPVIELGLATAFNTEPFISQDEVEDPSQRAIPIYLRHREKNVQFPGSCCGGDQLSKSYNPDTPGFYYEKEDGSWGCCKWDETTYEPAYLIYVYHESQGRLEMMLGGYSGRGTRLLAKTLSSRPEEFWPPVYTGNGTQIGAYVIQYELKKQKKARSVLVADYSATTKIIPIDPKAIQRRLTV
- a CDS encoding DUF58 domain-containing protein; protein product: MNSGVLSRYLDYEFLRQLSGRSLEPRGLVSGNLAGAHKSPASGFAVEFSGHREYVPGDDPKHIDWRVFFTRDKYFIKQYEMETNFVCHLMLDISKSMRYGEEATQKMLYGSRLAVSLAHSIVRQGDKVSFTTFDTQIRGHIPASNALPQIIRMSQHLDETSAEDHTDLHACLSEFSQRMARREIVMIFSDFFGDLETLENAIQRIRFNKHDVVLVQVIHDHELNFNLDGMIRFVGLEVDAQQIAQPADIRSSYLKAVNRFNTQLADIATRNNCDHLVACTDSNPGAIFWEYLNQRSLQNRRI